A single region of the Marinobacter salinisoli genome encodes:
- a CDS encoding NAD(P)/FAD-dependent oxidoreductase, with translation MSNERQRIAVIGAGVSGLTAAWLLAEHHDVQLFEAAGYAGGHTNTEHVEAGGRSWPVNTGFIVFNDWTYPNFMRLMDRLGVPSEVSDMSFSVESRYTGLQYNGTNLNKLFAQRKNLLNPSFLRMIREILRFNRETREDLEAGAITDQETLGSYLNRNGYSRYFRDYYIVPMGAAIWSAPEIVLAQFPIRFFLQFFNNHGMLSVDDRPTWRVISGGSAQYVTRMMERLEPHTHLNSPIERVKRDDDGVSLWTDGQEQRFDQVIFACHSDQALSILGDDATEQEREVLGAIGYQDNDVVLHTDSQVLPSTKLAWAAWNYYIPSHSTEPVSVTYNMNILQNFHDAPETFCVTLNRSHDIDPTKIIKKFRYAHPVFTLEAVAAQNRYEDIGNRNRSHFCGAYWFNGFHEDGVRSALRVTEDFGVEL, from the coding sequence ATGAGTAACGAACGTCAGCGTATTGCTGTCATCGGGGCCGGCGTTTCCGGCCTCACAGCCGCATGGCTGCTAGCTGAACACCACGACGTACAACTGTTTGAAGCGGCCGGTTACGCAGGCGGTCACACCAACACCGAACATGTTGAGGCTGGGGGCAGAAGCTGGCCCGTCAACACCGGATTCATTGTCTTCAACGACTGGACCTACCCGAACTTCATGCGGCTCATGGATCGTCTGGGCGTGCCGTCGGAAGTCAGTGACATGAGTTTCAGTGTTGAAAGCCGCTACACCGGCCTTCAATACAACGGGACCAACCTGAACAAGCTGTTTGCTCAGCGCAAGAACCTGCTCAACCCCTCGTTCCTGCGGATGATCCGGGAAATTCTGCGGTTTAATCGGGAGACCCGTGAAGATCTCGAAGCGGGCGCAATTACGGATCAGGAGACTTTGGGCAGTTACCTGAACCGTAACGGTTACTCCCGATATTTCCGCGACTACTACATCGTGCCGATGGGCGCGGCCATCTGGTCGGCACCAGAAATCGTGCTGGCTCAGTTTCCAATCCGGTTCTTCCTGCAGTTTTTTAACAACCACGGCATGCTTTCGGTAGACGATCGCCCCACGTGGCGCGTGATCTCGGGCGGATCGGCCCAGTACGTGACCAGGATGATGGAACGTCTGGAACCGCATACCCATCTGAACAGCCCGATTGAGCGTGTAAAACGGGACGATGATGGGGTCAGTCTCTGGACTGATGGGCAGGAGCAGCGTTTCGACCAGGTTATTTTCGCCTGCCACAGCGACCAGGCGCTCTCGATACTTGGCGATGATGCCACTGAGCAGGAGCGCGAGGTGTTGGGTGCTATCGGCTATCAGGACAACGACGTGGTCCTTCATACCGACAGCCAGGTGCTGCCCAGCACGAAACTCGCCTGGGCTGCCTGGAATTACTACATTCCGAGCCACAGTACGGAGCCGGTGTCGGTTACCTACAACATGAACATTTTGCAGAACTTCCACGATGCGCCGGAAACCTTCTGCGTCACCCTGAACCGCAGCCATGACATCGACCCGACAAAGATCATCAAGAAATTCCGCTACGCGCATCCGGTCTTCACGCTCGAAGCTGTGGCGGCCCAGAACCGATACGAGGACATTGGAAACCGAAACCGCAGCCATTTCTGCGGCGCCTACTGGTTCAATGGGTTCCACGAAGATGGCGTACGCAGCGCATTACGGGTGACCGAGGACTTTGGGGTGGAGTTATAG
- a CDS encoding SDR family NAD(P)-dependent oxidoreductase — MSQRLESATNIWITGAGTGIGEAVTRALARGGHRLILTGRRSKPLEALCELAPERMVTAPGDTTSKKDLEQIASVLENQGDLHMAILNAGTCQYLDVTEYDSHVIEQNIHTNVIGTARCVDIALPALRRTRAKGLPATLVIVSSSAWWFPFGRAEGYGASKAALTYFAHSLRADLAPEGIDVVVVSPGFVKTPLTDRNDFPMPFLVSAEDAAERIVSGLAKGKNDIDFPKRFTWTLKLLSNLPQGLIDRIAANMARKGT, encoded by the coding sequence ATGAGTCAACGCCTTGAATCCGCCACAAACATCTGGATTACCGGTGCTGGCACGGGCATTGGAGAAGCGGTGACCCGGGCCCTCGCTCGGGGCGGGCACCGACTGATACTCACTGGCCGCCGTTCGAAACCATTGGAGGCGCTGTGTGAACTAGCCCCGGAGCGGATGGTCACAGCGCCGGGCGACACCACCAGCAAAAAGGACCTGGAACAGATCGCCAGTGTTCTGGAAAACCAGGGTGACCTGCACATGGCCATCCTGAACGCCGGCACCTGCCAGTACCTCGACGTGACCGAGTACGACAGCCATGTCATCGAACAGAACATACACACCAACGTCATCGGCACCGCCCGCTGCGTGGACATTGCCTTGCCGGCGCTGCGCCGCACACGCGCCAAAGGGCTGCCGGCAACGCTGGTGATCGTGAGTTCGTCGGCGTGGTGGTTTCCTTTTGGTCGCGCTGAAGGCTACGGGGCATCCAAGGCTGCCCTGACCTATTTCGCGCACTCGCTTCGGGCCGATCTGGCCCCCGAAGGAATCGACGTCGTTGTGGTATCTCCGGGGTTTGTAAAAACGCCCCTGACCGATCGCAACGATTTTCCCATGCCGTTCCTGGTGTCCGCCGAAGACGCGGCAGAACGAATCGTCAGCGGGCTGGCCAAAGGTAAAAACGACATTGATTTCCCCAAGCGATTCACCTGGACACTGAAATTGCTCAGCAACCTTCCCCAAGGGCTTATCGATCGAATTGCCGCCAATATGGCGCGCAAGGGAACCTAA
- a CDS encoding nuclear transport factor 2 family protein, with amino-acid sequence MRTASAVDMGAANLAVPATLDRFTALFNELDKDNMHRLPEIYSDDVRFQDPLGSVQGLDELTHYFNAAYANAISCQFEFADPVVDDQRVAIPWVMHLRHKRINRGREIAVQGISHLTIRDSKVCYHRDYFDAGQLLYENLPMVGKVIRWVKGYAG; translated from the coding sequence ATGAGAACCGCCTCAGCCGTCGACATGGGAGCAGCGAACCTTGCCGTTCCTGCAACACTCGATCGCTTTACTGCCCTGTTTAACGAGCTCGACAAGGACAACATGCACCGGCTCCCGGAGATATACAGCGACGACGTTCGCTTTCAGGATCCGCTTGGTTCCGTGCAAGGCCTCGACGAGCTGACCCATTATTTCAACGCAGCGTACGCCAATGCCATCAGCTGCCAGTTCGAGTTCGCTGATCCTGTGGTTGACGACCAACGAGTCGCCATTCCCTGGGTAATGCATTTGAGGCACAAAAGAATCAACCGAGGCCGGGAAATCGCTGTCCAGGGCATCAGCCACCTGACTATCCGGGACAGCAAAGTCTGCTATCACCGCGATTACTTTGATGCAGGCCAGTTGCTGTACGAAAACCTGCCGATGGTTGGCAAAGTCATTCGCTGGGTGAAGGGATACGCCGGATGA
- a CDS encoding acyl-CoA desaturase: MTRTNGWLLNILRWFDSEAGSDHIDTSSRQFNVIRVIPFLFLHLACFLAFFTGVSTFALVFAVGFFLVRMFAITGFYHRYFAHKTFKTSRPAQFMFALLGASAAQRGPLWWAAHHRHHHQHSDQEQDLHSPHQGGFWWSHIGWFTCDAGFATNERRVRDWLKFPELRWLNRFDAAIPAISAVLIFGLGEALAAWAPQLGTNGFQLLVWGFFISTVALFHSTVTINSLCHVWGHRRFDTPDGSRNNFFLALITLGEGWHNNHHRWPQSVRQGFRWYEIDITWYVLWVMARLGIIWDLNPIPEHIQEETRKLDTAGRKRS; encoded by the coding sequence ATGACCCGAACAAATGGCTGGCTTTTGAATATTCTGCGGTGGTTCGACTCCGAAGCCGGTTCAGATCACATCGACACATCGTCACGACAGTTTAATGTGATCAGAGTGATCCCGTTCCTGTTTTTGCATCTCGCGTGCTTCCTGGCCTTCTTTACCGGCGTAAGCACCTTTGCCCTGGTTTTCGCGGTTGGCTTTTTCCTGGTCAGAATGTTCGCCATTACCGGGTTCTATCATCGCTATTTCGCTCACAAAACGTTCAAGACCAGCCGCCCGGCGCAATTCATGTTTGCCCTGCTTGGCGCAAGTGCTGCGCAACGAGGCCCACTGTGGTGGGCGGCACACCATCGCCACCACCACCAGCATTCAGACCAGGAGCAGGATCTGCACTCACCCCATCAGGGCGGGTTCTGGTGGTCTCACATCGGTTGGTTCACCTGTGACGCGGGCTTCGCCACCAACGAACGTCGTGTGCGCGATTGGCTAAAGTTTCCTGAACTGCGCTGGCTAAACCGGTTTGACGCTGCCATACCGGCCATTTCAGCGGTACTCATCTTCGGCCTTGGTGAAGCGCTCGCCGCTTGGGCGCCTCAGCTGGGTACCAACGGCTTTCAACTGCTGGTTTGGGGGTTCTTCATCTCCACCGTTGCCCTGTTCCATTCCACTGTCACGATCAATTCGCTGTGTCACGTGTGGGGCCACCGACGCTTTGACACGCCAGACGGCAGCCGGAATAACTTCTTTCTCGCGCTGATCACCCTGGGTGAAGGCTGGCATAACAACCACCACCGGTGGCCTCAGTCGGTGCGGCAGGGCTTTCGCTGGTACGAAATCGACATCACCTGGTACGTACTCTGGGTGATGGCTCGCCTTGGCATCATCTGGGACCTGAACCCGATACCGGAACACATTCAGGAAGAAACACGAAAACTGGACACTGCAGGGAGGAAACGCTCATGA
- a CDS encoding DUF1365 domain-containing protein has translation MNSQWLEGSVRHRRMQPTRHRFEYNTGMLAVDLDEWNWVTGISPLFSLERFNWLSLRRADYFKPENGPLKDVISQHVEQATGWRPDGRIELITHPRYIGYVFNPVSFYFCYSPGDDPIEGAVPRVILAQITNTPWHERHVYCLETTDTEPNTAGWRTQRFGFEKRFHVSPFNGMEQLYQWTFSFRGPELRIHMNVQENHSKHFDATLVVQRAPLTRKELHRSLRQFPLEALKVTGGIYWHALKLKLKGTPFYTHPDKLPPEDPAFRRGREDAGLDVSSNVHNHESRGRVSSWRT, from the coding sequence ATGAACAGCCAGTGGCTCGAAGGCTCTGTGCGGCACCGGCGAATGCAACCTACCCGGCACCGGTTTGAATACAACACCGGCATGCTTGCGGTGGACCTTGATGAATGGAACTGGGTGACCGGCATCAGCCCCCTGTTCTCGCTCGAACGATTCAACTGGCTGTCGCTTCGGCGCGCCGATTACTTCAAGCCGGAGAATGGCCCACTCAAAGACGTCATCAGCCAACACGTGGAACAGGCCACAGGCTGGCGCCCGGACGGCCGCATTGAGCTGATCACCCATCCCCGCTACATCGGCTATGTTTTCAATCCCGTCAGTTTCTACTTCTGCTACTCTCCGGGTGACGATCCCATAGAAGGCGCGGTGCCCAGGGTCATCCTGGCTCAGATAACCAACACGCCCTGGCATGAGCGCCATGTCTACTGCCTGGAAACCACCGACACCGAACCCAACACGGCCGGCTGGCGAACCCAGCGTTTCGGCTTCGAAAAGCGATTTCACGTATCGCCATTTAACGGCATGGAGCAGCTGTACCAGTGGACGTTCAGCTTTCGCGGTCCGGAACTGCGCATTCACATGAATGTGCAGGAGAACCACAGCAAGCATTTTGACGCCACACTGGTAGTCCAGCGAGCCCCTCTCACTCGTAAAGAACTCCACAGAAGCCTGCGCCAGTTTCCACTGGAAGCGCTCAAGGTCACCGGTGGTATTTACTGGCATGCGTTGAAACTCAAACTCAAGGGCACGCCGTTTTACACCCACCCTGACAAGCTGCCACCGGAGGACCCGGCGTTCCGCCGTGGTCGGGAAGACGCGGGCCTTGATGTTTCATCCAACGTACATAATCACGAATCTCGCGGAAGGGTCAGCTCATGGAGAACCTGA